One genomic segment of Pseudomonas sp. p1(2021b) includes these proteins:
- the pheT gene encoding phenylalanine--tRNA ligase subunit beta yields the protein MKFSEQWLRGWVNPQVSRDELVARLSMAGLEVDSVTPAAGQFSGIVVGEILTTEQHPDADKLRVCQVSNGQETFQVVCGAPNARPGIKIPFAMIGAELPGDFKIKKAKLRGVESFGMLCSAAELQISEENDGLLELAADAPVGEDIRAYLNLDDASIEIGLTPNRGDCLSIAGLARDVSALYDTPVTRPVVPAVPAAHDEVRPVEVSAPAACPRYLGRVIRNVDLSKPTPLWMVERLRRSDVRSIDAAVDITNYVMLELGQPMHAFDLAEINGGIRVRMAEEGEKLVLLDGQEVALRADTLVIADHTRALAIAGVMGGEHSGVNTEKTRDLFLESAFFEPISVAGKARSYGLHTDASHRYERGVDSQLAREAMERATALVLEIVGGEAGPIVEAVSEQHLPKVAPVTLRAERINQMLGMDMDAAQVEQLLNALELKTSASGAGQWTVEVPSHRFDISLEVDLIEELARLYGYNNLPVRYPQARLAPQARPESRGELPTLRRLLVARGYQEAITYSFIDPKLFELFTPGVEPLLLANPISSDMAAMRASLWPGLVKALQHNLNRQQDRVRLFESGLRFVGQLGDLKQQPMIAGVATGSRLPEGWANGRDSIDFFDVKADVEALLGYSGALGDFTFVAGKHPALHPGQTARIERDGKEVGYLGAIHPELAKTLGLERPVFVFELVLGDVVEGRLPKFSELSKFPEVRRDLALIAGRDVASSSVLEVIRDNAGEWLTDLRLFDVYQGKGIDPDRKSLAVGLTWQHPSRTLNDDEVNTTLQNILTSLEQRLNTTLRK from the coding sequence ATGAAATTCAGTGAACAGTGGCTGCGCGGTTGGGTCAACCCGCAAGTCTCCCGTGACGAACTGGTCGCCCGCCTGTCCATGGCCGGCCTCGAAGTCGACAGCGTAACCCCCGCTGCCGGCCAGTTCAGCGGTATCGTGGTGGGCGAGATCCTCACCACCGAACAACACCCGGACGCCGACAAACTGCGCGTGTGCCAGGTGAGCAACGGCCAGGAAACCTTCCAGGTCGTCTGCGGCGCCCCGAACGCACGCCCTGGCATCAAGATCCCGTTCGCCATGATCGGCGCCGAACTGCCAGGCGATTTCAAGATCAAGAAGGCCAAGCTGCGTGGCGTCGAGTCCTTCGGCATGCTGTGCTCGGCTGCAGAGCTGCAGATCAGCGAAGAGAACGACGGCCTGCTGGAGCTGGCAGCTGACGCCCCGGTCGGCGAAGACATTCGCGCCTACCTGAACCTGGACGACGCCAGCATCGAGATCGGCCTGACCCCGAACCGCGGCGACTGCCTGTCCATCGCAGGCCTGGCCCGTGACGTCAGCGCCCTGTACGACACCCCGGTCACCCGCCCGGTGGTGCCGGCCGTACCGGCCGCCCACGACGAAGTGCGCCCGGTCGAAGTTTCGGCCCCGGCTGCTTGCCCGCGCTATCTGGGCCGCGTGATCCGCAACGTCGACCTGAGCAAGCCGACCCCGCTGTGGATGGTCGAGCGCTTGCGCCGCAGCGACGTGCGCAGCATCGACGCCGCCGTCGACATCACCAACTACGTGATGCTCGAGCTCGGCCAACCGATGCACGCCTTTGACCTTGCCGAAATCAACGGCGGCATCCGCGTGCGCATGGCCGAGGAGGGCGAGAAGCTCGTCCTGCTGGATGGCCAGGAAGTCGCCCTGCGTGCCGACACCCTGGTCATCGCCGACCACACCCGTGCCCTGGCCATCGCCGGCGTCATGGGGGGCGAGCACAGCGGTGTGAACACCGAGAAGACCCGCGACCTGTTCCTGGAAAGCGCCTTCTTCGAGCCGATTTCCGTGGCTGGCAAGGCCCGTTCCTACGGCCTGCACACCGATGCCTCGCACCGCTACGAGCGCGGCGTCGACTCGCAGCTGGCCCGTGAAGCCATGGAGCGCGCCACCGCGCTGGTACTGGAAATCGTCGGCGGCGAAGCCGGCCCCATCGTCGAGGCCGTGAGCGAGCAGCACCTGCCCAAGGTCGCGCCGGTCACTCTGCGCGCCGAACGCATCAACCAGATGCTCGGCATGGATATGGACGCTGCCCAGGTCGAGCAGCTGCTCAACGCCCTGGAGCTGAAAACCAGCGCCAGCGGAGCAGGGCAGTGGACCGTCGAAGTCCCCAGCCACCGCTTCGACATCAGCCTGGAAGTCGACCTGATCGAAGAACTGGCCCGCCTGTACGGCTACAACAACCTGCCGGTACGCTACCCGCAGGCCCGCCTGGCTCCCCAGGCCCGCCCGGAGTCCCGTGGCGAGCTGCCGACTCTGCGCCGCCTGCTGGTCGCCCGTGGTTACCAGGAAGCCATCACCTACAGCTTCATCGACCCGAAACTGTTCGAGCTGTTCACCCCAGGCGTCGAGCCGCTGCTGCTGGCCAACCCCATCTCCAGCGACATGGCCGCCATGCGCGCGTCCCTGTGGCCGGGCCTGGTCAAGGCGCTGCAGCACAACCTCAACCGCCAGCAAGACCGCGTGCGCCTGTTCGAAAGCGGCCTGCGCTTCGTCGGCCAGCTGGGCGACCTCAAGCAGCAGCCGATGATCGCTGGCGTCGCCACCGGCAGCCGCCTGCCGGAAGGCTGGGCCAACGGCCGTGACAGCATCGATTTCTTCGATGTGAAGGCCGATGTCGAAGCCCTGCTGGGCTACTCCGGCGCCCTGGGTGACTTCACCTTCGTCGCCGGCAAGCACCCAGCCCTGCACCCCGGCCAGACCGCCCGCATCGAGCGCGACGGTAAGGAAGTCGGCTACCTCGGCGCCATCCACCCAGAGCTGGCCAAGACCCTGGGCCTGGAGCGCCCAGTGTTCGTCTTCGAGCTGGTACTGGGCGACGTGGTCGAAGGCCGACTGCCGAAATTCAGCGAACTGTCCAAGTTCCCGGAAGTGAGGCGTGACCTGGCGTTGATCGCAGGACGTGATGTAGCTTCTAGCTCGGTGCTTGAAGTAATTCGTGACAATGCGGGCGAATGGCTCACAGACCTCAGGCTGTTTGACGTCTACCAGGGTAAAGGCATTGATCCTGATAGAAAAAGCCTGGCCGTCGGCTTGACCTGGCAGCATCCATCGCGCACTCTTAACGACGATGAGGTGAACACTACCCTGCAAAACATCCTCACCTCGCTCGAACAAAGGTTGAACACCACGTTAAGGAAATAG
- the rpmI gene encoding 50S ribosomal protein L35: MPKMKTKSGAAKRFLKTASGFKHKHAFKSHILTKMSTKRKRQLRGASLLHPSDVAKVERMLRVR, translated from the coding sequence ATGCCAAAGATGAAAACCAAGAGCGGTGCTGCGAAGCGTTTCCTGAAAACCGCTTCCGGCTTCAAGCACAAGCACGCTTTCAAAAGCCACATCCTGACCAAAATGTCGACCAAGCGTAAGCGTCAACTGCGCGGTGCCAGCCTGCTGCACCCGTCTGACGTGGCAAAAGTCGAGCGCATGCTGCGCGTACGTTAA
- the rplT gene encoding 50S ribosomal protein L20 has protein sequence MARVKRGVIARKRHKKILKLAKGYYGARSRVFRVAKQAVIKAGQYAYRDRRQKKRQFRALWIARINAGARTNGLSYSRLIAGLKKASIEIDRKVLADLAVNEKAAFAAIVEKAKAVLA, from the coding sequence ATGGCTCGTGTAAAGCGTGGCGTCATCGCTCGTAAGCGTCACAAGAAAATTCTGAAACTGGCTAAAGGCTACTACGGTGCGCGTTCGCGCGTATTCCGCGTTGCCAAGCAAGCGGTCATCAAGGCTGGCCAATACGCCTACCGTGACCGTCGCCAGAAGAAGCGTCAGTTCCGCGCTCTGTGGATCGCTCGTATCAACGCCGGTGCCCGCACCAACGGCCTGTCCTACAGCCGTCTGATTGCTGGCCTGAAAAAGGCGTCGATCGAAATCGACCGCAAGGTTCTGGCCGACCTGGCAGTGAACGAAAAAGCGGCGTTTGCTGCGATTGTCGAGAAAGCTAAAGCCGTCCTGGCTTAA
- the pheS gene encoding phenylalanine--tRNA ligase subunit alpha, with protein sequence MENLDALVAQALEAVERAEDITALEQIRVQFLGKKGELTQVMKTLGNLPADERPKVGALINDAKERVTDVLNARKAAFEEAELNARLAAECIDVTLPGRGQTTGGLHPITRTLERIEQFFTHIGYGIAEGPEVEDDYHNFEALNIPGHHPARAMHDTFYFNANMLLRTHTSPVQVRTMESSQPPIRIVCPGRVYRCDSDITHSPMFHQVEGLLVDRGINFADLKGTIEEFLRVFFEKELAVRFRPSFFPFTEPSAEVDMECVMCSGKGCRVCKQTGWLEVMGCGMVHPNVLRMSGIDPEEFQGFAFGMGAERLAMLRYGVNDLRLFFDNDLRFLAQFR encoded by the coding sequence ATGGAAAACCTGGACGCGCTGGTTGCCCAAGCCCTCGAGGCCGTGGAACGCGCTGAAGACATCACTGCCCTGGAACAGATCCGGGTCCAATTCCTCGGCAAGAAGGGCGAGCTGACCCAGGTGATGAAGACCCTGGGCAACCTGCCAGCCGACGAGCGCCCCAAGGTCGGCGCGCTGATCAACGACGCCAAGGAACGCGTCACCGACGTGCTCAACGCACGCAAGGCCGCCTTCGAAGAAGCCGAGCTCAACGCTCGCCTGGCCGCCGAATGCATCGACGTGACCCTGCCAGGCCGTGGCCAGACCACCGGTGGGCTGCACCCGATCACCCGTACCCTCGAGCGCATCGAGCAGTTCTTCACCCACATCGGCTACGGCATCGCCGAAGGCCCTGAGGTCGAAGACGACTACCACAACTTCGAAGCGCTCAACATCCCCGGCCACCACCCGGCCCGGGCGATGCACGACACCTTCTACTTCAATGCCAACATGCTGCTGCGCACCCACACCTCGCCGGTGCAGGTACGGACCATGGAGTCCAGCCAGCCGCCAATCCGCATTGTCTGCCCGGGCCGCGTGTACCGCTGCGACTCGGATATCACCCATTCGCCGATGTTCCACCAGGTCGAAGGCCTGCTGGTCGACCGCGGCATCAACTTCGCCGACCTCAAGGGCACCATCGAGGAATTCCTGCGGGTGTTCTTCGAAAAAGAGCTGGCGGTGCGCTTCCGTCCGTCGTTCTTCCCCTTCACCGAGCCGTCTGCCGAAGTCGACATGGAGTGCGTGATGTGCTCCGGCAAAGGCTGCCGCGTGTGCAAGCAGACCGGCTGGCTCGAGGTCATGGGCTGCGGCATGGTGCACCCGAACGTGCTGCGCATGTCTGGCATCGACCCTGAAGAATTCCAGGGCTTCGCCTTCGGCATGGGCGCCGAGCGCCTGGCCATGCTGCGCTATGGCGTCAACGATTTGCGTCTGTTCTTCGACAACGACCTGCGGTTCCTCGCCCAATTCCGCTAG
- the infC gene encoding translation initiation factor IF-3 translates to MTIKREMRNDKRTAPKAPINENISAREVRLIGADGEQIGIVSIDEALRIADEAKLDLVEISADAQPPVCKVMDYGKHLFEKKKQASEAKKNQKQIQIKEIKFRPGTEEGDYQVKLRNLVRFLSDGDKAKISLRFRGREMAHQELGMELLKRVEADLAEYGTVEQHPKMEGRQLMMVIAPKKKK, encoded by the coding sequence ATGACTATTAAGCGTGAAATGAGAAACGATAAACGAACTGCACCGAAAGCCCCGATCAACGAGAATATCTCGGCACGCGAGGTTCGGTTAATTGGCGCTGACGGCGAGCAGATTGGCATCGTCTCGATTGATGAAGCGCTGCGTATCGCTGATGAAGCGAAGCTGGATCTGGTGGAGATCTCTGCAGACGCGCAACCGCCTGTCTGCAAGGTGATGGACTACGGCAAGCACCTCTTCGAGAAGAAGAAGCAGGCTTCCGAAGCCAAGAAGAACCAGAAGCAGATCCAGATCAAAGAAATCAAGTTTCGTCCAGGGACGGAAGAAGGGGATTACCAGGTAAAACTACGCAACCTGGTACGTTTCCTTAGCGATGGGGACAAGGCCAAGATCTCTCTGAGATTCCGCGGCCGTGAGATGGCCCACCAGGAGCTGGGCATGGAGCTGTTGAAGCGGGTCGAAGCCGACCTCGCCGAATACGGCACCGTTGAGCAGCATCCGAAGATGGAAGGACGCCAGCTTATGATGGTCATCGCCCCCAAAAAGAAGAAGTAA